The window ACTACCCAGAGCAGAAGACTACTTCCTGCCCAAGTTCTCAAAAACTTTCAACCCTAAAAAGCTGCAAAAATTCTCCTAAGTCCTAGACTGTTCCTTCTATTCAATTGGAACCAAAGTAAGTGTTTCAAACATCACTGTTTCAGAGTGAGCTTTAGAAGCTCTCGATCAGGGCTGAAATGtactggaaaataaaaggaactcacttttttaaaaagtagaaaaaaaacccTGGATTTTATAAAGTGATAAAGTCTAAATTACCCTGATTATCTATGAAACTATTTTCTCTTAATAATGAGTGGACTCACTCTTCCTCATCAGCTCAATGGCTATCAGAAACTACaacaaaacacatttttcctctcttgtCATCACGTGTATAtacattgtatatgtgtgtgttctgTTTACTGGAATCCTTGGCCACGGCTTTTAAATGTGTTTGAGAACAAATTGCTGATCCCTGGGTGGGCAGGGAAAGGGTCCAGGGCGGTGGTTTTGTATATTGCTGAGCACATTAATGGGACTCACCAAAtaccatatttattttacttgtggCTTTCAGGGTTAGGAAAGAGAGGTTAGgagtttttcaaaaacaaaacataaacccCAAACAGGGAATTAGGGCAAAATTACCTAGATCATTCAGGCCAACttactttcttttcctgaatttttaacattataaaactTCTCTCTTCATGGTGTATCTGTTTTGTCTGTTCCACCTCTTGTACAACTTGGGTTCTGAAATCTTTTAAACTGtccccttatttttaaaataacaagtatCTTGCTAAAACTGATACTTTCTAGAGCCACATGCCATTCCCACTGGTTAAGAGGCAGTGATTGTTACTGGGATCATCTGATTCTATCATACTAGTACCCAAGCCTCACACATTAAGACGCCCACGATCAGGGCAGACAACATGCCAGTGCTGTCGGCAGTTAAGCTGTATGGGTCTAGCAGAAAAATGTGACTTTTCTCTACCTAATTTTGTCAAGTAGGTTATGGTTTGGGGTCactcaaacaaaaaaaatctttggttTAACCTGATTAACTTTCCAAGTTCTCAATCAGGTGAAGAGAGAAAGACAGTCTCATGTAATATATTCTTACCCTTAGAAGTCAACAGATCGCCAATCTAAGAGACACAGAAAGGTTTCTGAAGCCATTATTATCTTGGTATGTTAGCTGAATTAGTTAAACACAGCAACTCCTTAAAAAagcaaacttatttttaaaattttatctcagtGGTagggaaaacaaatagcaaagcaGCAGGTAAGTTTCAAGAAAAAAGCGAAACATGCAATTCAAGGCTCCATCtctttgaaaaagaaggaatgtCAGTAGTACTCCACTTGTAGTTAAAAAACAACTAGCATGTAAGCAACGCTTTCCAAAATAACAGTTTAATAAAGGCAATTTTCTCAGGTGAGAAGGCAAATTTCTGGCTCACAGCAATTCACCTGGGGTTCACGGCAATTCACCTGGGGCTCACAGCAATTCACCTGGGTTGCACTACCTTACAACCATGTTAAGAGTAAAATCTTGTGTTTATTTTGCATTGTTTTGCAGGGGCTTAGGGCTCCCCTCCGTCTTCCCCATTTAAACAGTTCCTATCTTACCAGTGCACAAAGTGCTGAGGGCTTGTATGTTTTAGTTAAATCCTCCGCAACCTTCGGTTTCACTATCAGACTTTTAGTTTACACACAACACAGTATCGCCATAATAATCTCAACATCCTAATCGCTTTAGAATCAGTTTACCTTTCGGTTAACCTCATACATCAGCATGCAATACCTGTAAAAACGCTTTTACCGAGACTGCATACTTCCTTGCATCTAAACATAAAGTTCCTTTTAGAATGTTTAAAGTCGGTTTCGTGGGCTTCTTAAAAAGTAGGCGGAAAGTATTGTTTACTGGGCTCCAGATAATGTACCTGCAGGAACTGAGCCATTTAACAGGATATTACAAATATCCCAAGTACAAAATTCTGAAATGTTTGTTCACGAGTTCCCCCCACGTTTATCGAATTTTGTTTCCACCAAAAGAACGCTCTGCAGCCGTTAACATATTTACGGTTGTTACGGACGCACCACATGAAATTGACGCTCAGACGTCAAAGTCCTACTAAAATAGCCTGGATCGTCACTTGGTGAACTGCAAAGTTTGAAACTCTTGTATTCAACTTCTGCTCCCCACAACCGCAAAGCCCCTAAACTTACAAAACCTAATCATCCAGGTTCGGGGTCTTTGACTCATCAGAGAAGAATGCGGCTGAAGAGTTATCTATTAATCCAAAATGCCTCAGCTGAGAAGATATTTCACCAAGAACTTTCACATTgaaagggagggggcagggaaccGAAGGTGTCTTTTAACGAGAAACGTTACCCGATTTTCTTCCTTAAGCCACACAAACACACCCCACAACTTGCAGCCCCAGACGCAGAGCTAAGTGCTGACCCTCCCGGTCCCAATCATCTGAGGTCACCCAGGAGTCAGCTCTCGATTCCGCTTTTAAAATCCGGGGCAAACAAAGCTGAGCATTATACTTACAAAGGTCTCAGCAAAGTCCTCAAAGTTACGCAATTTTAGGCACGCAGACGCTCGTGGACCCCACAAAAACACACTCTCCGATGATACAGCCTCCCGGGGCCACAGTTTGGGGCGGTGTCTCGGGGCCAGGACGATTCCCAAACCCTCGACCGCGGCGCTCCCTCCCCGGCGCAGCCCGGCGCCCCGGGACCCGCGCCCCGCCGGCCGGCCGCCCGCACTTTGCAGAAAGCCAGCGGCCGCCGTCCCAGGTCGTACCCGCCACCGCACCGAGCCACTCCGTACCTCTTCCTCCTGAAGGTTGGCCTCGTTCGGCGTGTTCTCCTTCTCGGCTTTGCTGCCGTTGTTCATCTTCCCGGTCCTCCCTCGCCGGGCAGGGCTGGGGCGCGGGGCTGGGCGAGGGCGCGCTCGCCCACTTTTCCCTTCCCCGGGCGCTGCGGGGGCTGGAGCCGGGGCAGCGGCGGCTCGGCTCGGCTCGGGCTCGGGCTCCCGCGGCGCGGCGAGACAGCGGCGGCGGGCGACTCAGGAAGTGCGAGGGAGAGACGGGGCAGGGCGAGGCGCCGGCGGACCGAGAAGGGGACGGAGACAATCGGGACCCGAGAGGGAGACCTGGAGAGGGCGGGCGGGCgcgaggggaggaaggaagaaaggatgggGCGAGGACGCGCGTCCCAGGAGTGAGCCCAGAGAGTTGGGGATGTGGCCGAGTAGGGGCCGGGGGCGGCCGCTGCCCGAGCGTAGCAGCTGCTGGAGGGAGGGGGCGAGGGGTACCCGGAGAGGAGCAGGAGAAGGAGGTGCGGGGCAGCGGGGCGCGGCTGGGACCCGGAGAGCCGCTGAGTGCGCGCTCCTGGCTGGCTCTGGGAAGTACGGGCTCCAAGCAGCTCCCCTTCTCtcgcctgcctccctctctccctccctcccctctctcctccctcacctcctcctcctctctccgcCCTCCCTGGACGTGGGCTGCCGGCTGGAGCCGGGAGGAACGGGACGCGGGACGGCAAGCCCCCCGCGGGAGGAGGGGCTGCGCCGAGGGCGGCTGCCCTGCGGCCGGATGGCGCGCGCCTGGgaggggcggcgggcggcgggcggaaGCGGCGGACCCCAGCCCCCGACGCCGCGGTAGGTCGGAGGGCGAGGGccgaggaggggggagggaagaaggtcaGGTCCTACCGCTTGCACGGTCCCTGGGGGTCGCCGGGCGTTTCGCGCAGCTCGGAGAGGGGCTTCGGGGAGGCAGGCCCTGCCCGCGCGAGGACCTGGAAGTGTGATGTGCTacttttgtttgcttgctcttcACGAGGGATTCGCACCCCAATCCCTACCCCTCCTTTTCAGTACCGGCCTAGAcctatttcttcccttcctagtCGGCAGCTTAAAATGACAGGACGCGAGAACTCGAGTGACATCCGGGGGCAGCCCGCTCCGGGCCGGCGTTTTCAGGGCGCAGCTTCAAACCCACCTCCGACGCCGGGCCCTCGGAAACCTCTCCAGCGTCTCCGAACCCGCCGCCCCTGTTCAGACCCCTCTACAGCCCTTTTCAGACTGTCCTAGAATTATTTGTTTACCTGGCTGCTTCTCTTTACTCTTTTGGGAGATCCTTTTTGGAAGACGAGACCGGGCCCTGTTTATCTTTTGAATCCCATGGCTATTTGAGTACGCTATCTGGTATacagtaggcgctcaataaatagttgttggcTGAGGGAATATTTCTCACTGCCAGACGAACTGGAGGCCAAGACAGATGATATTCAGAGGGTCAAAGCCGCTGAAAGAAGGGAGACTCAGCGTTCTGGGACGTCAGCACACTATGCTTGTTTACGCACCAACCTCGGAAGGAAGAACtgcctgtttctgtttcctcctctgaaatgGAAGTAGTTCTATTTATCTACCAGGAGTTTGCTATTAGAGGAAATTATAGGTTGATAGATAAAACTATAGCACCTGGCACCCATTCGAACCCAGTTAAGTCTACCATACCTGGGAGCTGACATGATTAATTTCCACTTTCCCTGAGCCAAAGAGAACTTTTAGAATATTGTATCATTTAAGCTTTAAAACTTAGTGACTGCTACAAACACATAATTTAAAACTCCAAACATCGGTAGATTTCTCCCTCACTTCTCACTCCCAGGAATTCTCTCTCACAGCACGCTGTTCCCTTCCAGCATGGCGACAATCACAACTTCTAATTATTATTTGTTTGCTTCACTGTTTGTCTCCGCCCCCAACcccccccatctcctcccccacTAGACATTCTTGACCCCAGACTGGTTTAAGTGCTCCTGGGAATGGGATGGGGGTGGCGGCGGAGTTGAAGATAAGGCTTCTGCTTTTAGGGAATTGAAAGTGGTGCTGTGGAGACAAGATACCCCAAACAACTCCGCGGCAACGTCACCGCTGATCCTGGTTCAGATggtaaaaggcaaagaaaatatttgctttaagagcattttgaagaggaaaaaaaaaaacagtactgatacTTGGATTTACATATTGGATTTTTCTGGTGTTGGGGGGCGTCTGGAGATTTTGATAAAGAGATTATGTTGCTGTCATATTGTCATTTCTCTCTACGGGGGAAAACAAATGTCCCCCGGATGAAAATAAACCAAGAGTCTGTTTGAAATTGCAACTGAAGTTCAGAAGAGGCAAGGGTACagttattcttccttcagttataTAAGGAACCACGAGGGGGCGATGTCTTTCTGAGCAACGGCCGAGTGGTGGTCTTGGGCCCCTGTGCTGACCAATAATGCCGGCACTTTGCCCTCCTTGGCCATTCTTGCCTGTTCCTGAATACACTCCACAGAAAGGCATTGTCTTCGTGGAGCCTGGCCGAGGaccaagaaaaataacaattgaCCTAGTCCTTGATAGTCCCCGTCAGACTCCACTTACAAGTAGGTGGATGTTGGGTGGTCCTAGTGTGCTTGGAGAacctcccctacccccatccAAGGAAATGTGGCTTAATCTCAAGCAGAGAACCTGATTCCTTTGTCTTGAAGCCAAGTTGGCACCTTGTCCATTGTTAAAAGTCAAAACCCTCTggaataaaaaatgagaataagttCCATGAGAGGATCCTTGTCTGGCTTGTTTATTCTTGTGTTCctaacacatagtaggcactcaataattatttttgaatgaatgaacacattctCATCAGGTATTGATTCTAGGGCTTGAATGATATGAACAGATCCTTCCAAGACCTTGCAGAAGGGACTGAATTAGCCGAGGTGTCTCAGCATGGAGAGCACCACAAAGGCACTAGGCAGATATCATGGAAGTGGACTTCAGTCGTTATTTTGCTGCGGGAGACCCTAGATAGAGAGCTTGTGCAGAATGGGACAACTGATGagatttcaaaaagtaaaaaataaaatcacaccaCTCAGCACAGGGGCCCAAGACCACCACTCAGCCAATCAACTGACAGACACATCAGGCAATTTACAATAAAGCAGGGAAATCTATACCATATAGTCAATGGTGAGTGTGAAATTCAGCATATTTTCAGAAAACACCCTGGGGATGGGGTAATATACCAGGAAAAGAGGGACTCCTATTTTGCCCTTTCTACAAAGAATGGTTTAGATTTATTTGGAAGAACAATCGAGTTAAGTTGCCAGCAAAACTCAATGAAAATCTATAAATAGACTGGGTATTTATACAACTTTGTGAGTGAGGCAAGAGTTGGGGGAAGGGATGTACATTCATTCAGGATATAAATGATCTTTATGACCTGTTTACTACTTCAAAAAAAGAGAGTTTCAACATGAGATCTCCTGGGTAGCAATAGTTTCTAGACATACTAAGACAACAAAGGGATTTTATATCCTAGAAAAACAGGGCTAATGACCAAGAAACACCTGCTTTTCCCCCTGCCCACCACTTTACTTCATTGCTTCTGGCCTGGAAGGTTGCTTGCTAGATTGATAGGGACATATTCTATGCACCTGTAGTTTTCATTcctcatttctgtttctctagcaGTGTTCATTTTGAAGTTTGCTTTAAGAAATCCAAACCTATAATTATGTCTTAAGTGTTCGTCTCTGGGAATTGCAGGCGTTAAAGGTCTATTCTGAGGCAATGTGCATGGCATGGCCTTTGTCATTCTGTTAGCACCGTGGCAGAAAGCTGCAGTATCTAGCACATGTGTTGTGATTTTCTGTTAACTCTTCTATATCCTCTGCTGGaccaaaaatgtttttgaagcCAGAGGCTGTGTTTGATTAGTTTTTGTCATTCTTAACacatctctctccctcacccctgcccccacccacctccaggCCATCACCACCTTCCCCTGATtttatctattaatttttaattgtggctAAGCACACACACAACATTGTATTTACCCTCTTAATCACTTTTAAGTGTATGGTTTAGTGGTGtgaagtatattcacattgttgtgcaacatcCTGATTTTTACCTCCTAAAATAGCTCTGAGATTCAATCACTTCCCTCCAACATTTATGGAAGCCCATGCAGCCATGTGGAGAGGCCCACTGGAAGAGAATTAGGTCCCCAGCTTACAGCGGAGCTCTCAGCAGACAGCTGTGGCCAATTGCCAGCCTTGTGAGTGAGTTATCTTAGAAGTGGATACTCCAGCCCTAGTTGATCTGCCCCAGCTGACACCACATGGAAGAGACATGAGCTGTCTTCACTGAGTCGCCCAAATTGCAAAACTGTTAGCAAAAAAAGTGAatgcttttgttttaaaacactaaGGGGTTTTTtggggagtataattgctttacaatgttgtgttagtttctgctgtacagtgaactGAATCAACCATATGTATACCTACATCCGCTCCCTCTTGGACCTTCCTCCCACGCCCctgcatcccacccatctaggtcatcacagagcactgagctgagcttcctgtacCTTATaccatgttcccactagctatctattttagacatggtagtgtatatacatcaatcctaatctcccaattcttcctccctccttccccaccctgtgtccacatgtccattctctgtCTATGTCTCTAtgtctattcctgccctgcaaataggttcatttttctggattctacatatatgcattaatatgtgaGATTTAAAACACTAAGTTTTAGGGTGGTTTGTCATACAGCAGTAGATAAACTGAAACGTAATTCGCATACCTAAAAATGGGATCCTGCCGTTACAAAAACGCAAAACATGTGGCAGTGGCTTTAGGATCAGGTGGAAGATGGAAGCTGGAAGAACTTTGAAGAGTCTGCTAGCAAAGAgcattggggtttttttctttctttctttctttctttctttctttcttggctgcactgaccagggatcgaacccgtgccccctgcagtggaagtgcaaagtcttaaccactggactgccggggaggTCCTGGAGAGCATTGTTAAAAGACAGTGAAAGTATTGTCACTGCAGGcaggagaaaaggagaccccattTATGTAACGGAAGAACAATTAGCCAAACTAGCCTGCTATTACATGAAAGAAGAGATACCTTATGAACATGTGGATCTAGCTAGATCTGGATAGAATGTCAAAAGGGTTGGATGGTTTCTTGTAGATGCTTACGATTTAGCACAAGAGAAGTGAGGTGagctaaagaaaaaaggaactgtTCCATTTTCAGTCAGAATCTGGAGGAAACCTAAAGAAGCCAGGACTTGCTGGATTTGAAATAAAACTTCTTCGTTCCTAGATTCTCCAGAAGACCAaactctcaaaataaaaaatggcCTAGGGGCAAAGGTTAAACCAGGAAAACCTGGCCTTAGGTAAAGTTCAAGACAAGGATGTAGCTAGAAGACCCCATGGTAGGCAGCCTCTACGGTGGCCCCCCGGTGATCCCCAACCTCCTGGTGTTCAAGCACTTGTGTAATCCCTTCCCTGTGAGTGTGGGCTGGAcatagtgacttgcttctaatgaaaAGAGCATGGCAAAAGTGATAGATATCACTTCCAAGGTCAGATTATAAAGAGACCACAGCTCCCATTTTACAcaccctctcttgctctctcactTGCCGCCTTTGATGGAAGCCAGCTGCTATGATGTGAGCTTCCTGATAGAGAGGCACATGTGTCAAGGAATGGTGGAGGCCTCCATCCAAGGGCCAGCAAGGAACTGGGGCTTTCAGTCCAACAACCCACAAGGagctgaatcctgccaacaactaTGTGAGTAAGCCTGGAAGCAGATCTTCCCCTAAGTGCAGCCTTAGATGAaacctgttatggactgaatgtttgtatcctccCCAAATTCCTATTGTGAAGCCTTAATCCCCAATGTGACGGTATTAGGATGTACAacctttgagaggtaattaggtttagatgagatcaGGAGGGTGGAGCCTCCATGATGGgttagtgcccttgtaagaagagacacTAGAGTTTctgctctctctgccatgtgaggttacagatggccatctgcaagccaggaagagggccctcaccaaacGCCAatggctggcaccttgatcttggactttccaacctccaaaactgtgaggaaaaaaatgtctattgtttaagccaccaatcTGTGATATCTTGTATGGTAAACTGACATAAATTAGGTTGACAAGATCATAGCCCTGGCTGACAGCTTGGTTTATAAACTTTGAGAGACCTTGAGGCAGAGGGACCCAGCTAAGCAGAGCCTGGATTCCTAACcaacagaaactgtgagataacagtttgttgttt is drawn from Lagenorhynchus albirostris chromosome 21, mLagAlb1.1, whole genome shotgun sequence and contains these coding sequences:
- the LOC132512769 gene encoding uncharacterized protein LOC132512769, with product MWPSRGRGRPLPERSSCWREGARGTRRGAGEGGAGQRGAAGTRRAAECALLAGSGKYGLQAAPLLSPASLSPSLPSLLPHLLLLSPPSLDVGCRLEPGGTGRGTASPPREEGLRRGRLPCGRMARAWEGRRAAGGSGGPQPPTPRRQLKMTGRENSSDIRGQPAPGRRFQGAASNPPPTPGPRKPLQRLRTRRPCSDPSTALFRLS